The following proteins are encoded in a genomic region of Thermococcus henrietii:
- a CDS encoding prefoldin subunit beta, which yields MQGIPPQVQSMLAQLESYQQQLQLLVQQKQKVQLELNEAKKALEEIEKLPDDAVVYKTVGTLIVKTDKAKTVEELKEKVETLEVRLSALERQEKKLNEKLKELTAKIQSSLRPTAG from the coding sequence ATGCAGGGTATTCCGCCGCAGGTTCAGTCCATGCTGGCCCAGCTTGAGAGCTACCAGCAACAGCTTCAGCTTCTCGTCCAGCAGAAGCAGAAGGTCCAGCTCGAACTCAACGAGGCCAAGAAGGCCCTTGAGGAGATTGAGAAGCTCCCCGACGACGCGGTCGTCTACAAGACCGTTGGGACGCTCATCGTCAAGACCGACAAGGCCAAGACCGTCGAGGAGCTCAAGGAGAAAGTTGAGACTCTCGAAGTCCGTCTCAGTGCCCTTGAGAGGCAGGAGAAGAAGCTCAACGAGAAGCTCAAGGAACTGACCGCCAAGATACAGAGCTCGCTCCGCCCCACTGCGGGCTGA
- a CDS encoding DUF3194 domain-containing protein: MEQRGVINIGLPELSEEEIIEIGELAQRVIIKHVFDALNRSDVKDIEVTTRINRDETLNLEIEVYLEVPVFVKVDVERLINEALEKAYEAVERKLREIANEGKAQA, from the coding sequence ATGGAGCAGAGGGGCGTTATTAACATCGGCCTTCCAGAGCTGAGCGAGGAGGAGATAATAGAAATCGGAGAGCTGGCTCAGAGGGTCATAATAAAGCACGTCTTTGACGCCCTCAATCGGAGCGACGTCAAGGACATCGAGGTGACCACAAGAATAAACCGGGACGAAACGCTCAACCTCGAAATCGAGGTCTACCTCGAAGTGCCGGTCTTCGTCAAGGTGGACGTCGAGAGGCTGATTAACGAGGCCCTTGAGAAGGCCTACGAAGCGGTTGAGAGAAAGCTGAGGGAGATTGCTAATGAAGGGAAAGCTCAAGCTTAA
- a CDS encoding DHH family phosphoesterase — MKGKLKLKRFLQRSRDKSYLLLCHHNADPDSLGSAIAFARYLRFIGVERVRIGVAQSVSSYAKRLLTLSPVPVEKNPTVDEDVVVIFDTSSLEQLEPIEIPKGKTVILIDHHVEKERPIKADIAVLDSSRTSTAEIVWELFKYLGFADEESARALLAGIVTDTANFRFVNAKTFKAVSEILERFPLQMGEIFSLVAPASDENTDNARRMAVLKACQRLEIRKFRKYIIAVSKVSAYESYACKVFLQLGADIAIVGSEKKGVRISARAKESLVKKGLHLGKIMEKVGPVIEGSGGGHAGAAGANGKANLDKAVKLILKEIENFLRENG, encoded by the coding sequence ATGAAGGGAAAGCTCAAGCTTAAGCGCTTCCTCCAGCGCTCGCGTGACAAATCCTATCTCCTCCTCTGCCATCACAACGCCGACCCCGATTCCCTCGGCTCGGCGATAGCCTTTGCCCGCTACCTCAGGTTTATCGGCGTTGAGAGGGTTAGAATAGGCGTTGCCCAGAGCGTTTCCTCCTACGCGAAGAGGCTTTTGACGCTCTCGCCCGTTCCAGTTGAGAAAAACCCGACCGTTGATGAAGACGTTGTCGTAATTTTCGACACTTCCTCCCTCGAACAGCTCGAACCGATTGAGATTCCAAAGGGGAAGACGGTGATCCTGATCGACCATCACGTCGAGAAGGAGAGGCCGATTAAGGCCGACATAGCGGTCCTTGACTCCTCAAGGACATCAACCGCCGAAATCGTGTGGGAGCTGTTCAAGTACCTCGGCTTTGCCGACGAGGAAAGCGCGAGAGCCCTTTTGGCGGGAATCGTTACCGACACGGCCAACTTCCGCTTCGTCAACGCGAAGACCTTCAAAGCGGTGAGCGAGATACTGGAGAGGTTTCCGCTCCAGATGGGGGAGATATTTTCCCTCGTTGCCCCTGCCAGCGACGAAAACACCGACAACGCCCGGAGGATGGCGGTTTTAAAGGCCTGTCAGAGGCTCGAAATCAGGAAGTTCAGGAAGTACATCATCGCCGTCTCGAAGGTCTCGGCCTACGAGTCCTACGCCTGCAAGGTCTTCCTCCAGCTTGGGGCAGATATCGCGATAGTTGGGAGCGAGAAGAAGGGCGTTAGGATTTCCGCGAGGGCCAAGGAGAGCCTCGTGAAGAAGGGCCTCCATCTCGGAAAAATCATGGAGAAGGTGGGGCCCGTCATTGAAGGCTCTGGCGGTGGCCACGCCGGGGCCGCAGGAGCGAACGGAAAGGCCAACCTTGATAAGGCGGTAAAGCTAATCCTCAAGGAGATTGAGAACTTCCTCAGGGAGAACGGGTGA
- a CDS encoding Trm112 family protein, with amino-acid sequence MAKCPLCGKPLDWGELVEQMLSLENAEETLKDRERFLKAIEEFAFKCPHCGEEFYGKYLPRDEAEKVFELLNEFKGSIDWENKRVRLRLNSLLALDKMLENWDKKMKG; translated from the coding sequence ATGGCGAAGTGCCCGCTGTGCGGAAAGCCCCTCGACTGGGGGGAGCTGGTTGAGCAGATGCTGAGCCTTGAGAACGCCGAAGAAACGCTGAAGGACCGCGAGAGGTTCCTGAAAGCTATCGAGGAGTTCGCCTTCAAGTGCCCCCACTGTGGTGAGGAGTTCTACGGCAAGTACCTGCCGAGGGATGAAGCGGAGAAGGTCTTCGAGCTCCTCAACGAGTTCAAGGGCTCGATAGACTGGGAGAACAAGCGCGTCCGCCTCAGGCTGAACAGCCTTTTAGCTCTCGACAAGATGCTCGAGAACTGGGACAAGAAGATGAAAGGGTAA
- a CDS encoding tetratricopeptide repeat protein, producing the protein MVSVESVKERLNAGDFKGALERAKSLDDPLQRILALSLVMTEFPREEVLSEMLEAVETVTGTYERAIAYSLVGRAFYILDREKGGSFYFERAVSLAKSLPSPRLRGEALAGIARNLVLADRYGDAYILFSEAVDEIQRARGLSSRALETLRRVARLIEKSADEIPNEKALAFYRLARDIYDSLFFKLQAKHLSDKIALIEDVLKHGRAVVTELIEKGDVERAIEVMRFLPLEDRAVEMLHLSYWLFLHERPYLARKVFNDALDLILVGKFQPRDGEILSIARKMLKIGRLEEPLILAGVIRDVGLSSELLGEVALAYSRKDPARARSIAEGIRDESVKRRVLNALEGGEDVGHEQGLPLTGGGEGDRALPEDG; encoded by the coding sequence GTGGTTTCTGTGGAATCGGTGAAGGAGAGGCTCAACGCCGGTGACTTCAAGGGCGCCCTTGAGCGGGCGAAGTCCTTAGACGACCCTCTGCAGAGGATTTTAGCGCTCAGCCTGGTCATGACAGAGTTCCCGCGCGAGGAGGTTCTCTCCGAGATGCTCGAAGCGGTTGAGACGGTCACCGGTACCTACGAGAGGGCAATAGCGTATTCGCTCGTTGGCAGAGCTTTTTACATCCTCGACCGCGAGAAGGGCGGTTCCTTCTACTTCGAGCGGGCGGTGAGCCTTGCGAAGTCTCTCCCATCGCCGAGGCTCAGGGGGGAGGCTTTGGCGGGAATCGCGAGGAACCTCGTTTTAGCGGACCGATACGGCGATGCCTACATCCTCTTCAGCGAGGCCGTTGATGAAATCCAGCGCGCGAGGGGGTTGAGTTCAAGGGCCCTTGAAACGCTCCGCCGGGTCGCGAGGCTCATCGAGAAGAGCGCCGACGAGATTCCCAACGAGAAGGCCTTAGCGTTTTACCGGCTCGCCCGCGACATCTACGACTCCCTCTTCTTCAAGCTCCAGGCCAAACACCTCTCCGACAAGATTGCGCTCATCGAAGACGTTCTCAAGCACGGCAGGGCCGTCGTCACCGAGCTGATAGAGAAGGGCGACGTCGAGAGGGCCATCGAGGTGATGCGCTTCCTCCCGCTTGAAGATAGGGCCGTCGAGATGCTTCACCTGAGCTACTGGCTCTTCCTCCACGAGAGGCCCTACCTTGCGAGGAAGGTCTTCAACGACGCGCTCGATTTAATCCTCGTTGGCAAGTTCCAGCCGAGGGACGGCGAGATTCTCTCGATAGCCAGGAAGATGCTCAAGATTGGTCGCCTTGAGGAGCCCCTAATCCTGGCCGGCGTCATCAGGGACGTGGGGCTGTCATCGGAGCTCCTCGGCGAAGTTGCACTCGCCTACTCCCGGAAGGACCCGGCGAGGGCGCGCTCGATAGCCGAGGGGATACGGGACGAAAGCGTTAAGAGACGGGTTTTGAATGCCCTCGAGGGTGGTGAAGATGTGGGACACGAGCAAGGACTACCGCTTACTGGTGGCGGAGAAGGCGATAGAGCTCTTCCTGAAGACGGTTGA
- a CDS encoding tRNA-binding protein gives MWDTSKDYRLLVAEKAIELFLKTVEGAKFKGHWDKKKAIKLGKEMLPEIQAMRYSYIEPNELIETPQMKALKEKALGIIEALGGEDWHHKFISNASKDEREKVEEQVAKIRFFLNTILGLDKRLALGKINDPVIAVDIEVGEVMSVAKHPNADRLLVTNVNIGDRAITVVTNDLTVKEGNRVAVALLPPANFRGIVSEGMFLGAGEGVLKDVKGEIGGLPKGIPLEALNETRNLVEAFLKG, from the coding sequence ATGTGGGACACGAGCAAGGACTACCGCTTACTGGTGGCGGAGAAGGCGATAGAGCTCTTCCTGAAGACGGTTGAGGGAGCGAAGTTCAAGGGTCACTGGGACAAGAAGAAAGCGATAAAGCTCGGCAAGGAGATGCTCCCGGAGATACAGGCGATGCGCTACAGCTACATAGAGCCGAACGAGCTAATCGAGACACCCCAGATGAAGGCCCTGAAGGAGAAGGCCCTCGGAATAATCGAGGCCCTTGGTGGAGAGGACTGGCACCACAAGTTCATAAGCAACGCCTCAAAGGACGAGCGCGAGAAGGTTGAGGAGCAGGTTGCGAAGATTCGCTTCTTCCTGAACACGATACTCGGCCTCGACAAAAGGCTCGCCCTCGGAAAGATAAACGACCCGGTCATAGCGGTCGACATCGAGGTCGGCGAAGTTATGAGCGTCGCCAAGCACCCCAACGCCGACAGGCTTCTCGTCACCAACGTCAACATCGGCGACAGAGCCATTACCGTCGTCACCAACGACTTAACAGTTAAGGAAGGAAACCGCGTGGCGGTCGCTTTGCTCCCGCCGGCCAACTTCAGGGGAATAGTCAGCGAGGGCATGTTCCTTGGCGCTGGAGAGGGCGTTCTCAAGGACGTCAAGGGCGAAATCGGTGGCCTGCCCAAGGGCATTCCGCTGGAGGCCTTAAACGAGACGAGGAACTTGGTCGAGGCGTTTTTGAAGGGGTGA
- a CDS encoding aldehyde ferredoxin oxidoreductase family protein codes for MHGYKNKIARVNLTEGKVTYEELPDEVIRKFVGGKGLGYYLIYREVPPGTDPLSPANKFVFATGGLTGLIPGSSKVIAVSKSPETRLISDSSGGDAFGPKLKGHFDAIIIEGKAEEPVYIYIHDGEVEIRDAKHLWGRGNYEVAKELWKEHPKASMAMIGPAGERLSRIANVIYDTERASGRGGLGAVLGSKKVKAVVVEPGEKPPVASPEEFQKLWQEFYEHFATDPKYEHLRNYGTSDGVRSSASLGMSPAYNFSRPYIPEELAEKLSGDEVKKYEVEPEWFVHGKSCPIKCARYVEVEYKGRRIRVKPEYESIAMLGAATGVFNFPAVAYFNWLVNNLGLDSIATGATIGWFFELVERGLISEEEIGFPVRGFGDEEAEEKLIKLMAERRGIGAILADGVKRACERLGRGCKFAVHVKGMESPAWDPRGRRTYALSYATADVGASHLRGWPRPHQLPNQGPAKELVPSMIEGRDESYITDMLGTCKFVSYKMEDLAKFYSLATGEEWTVERLRKIAQAVESIARIHDALDWVTPPLDDTIPPRWWEPEPDGPAKGNKAFIDYNDFLEARKEFYRLRGWHEELGVPLPETMEELGYPEFREDAERALEVVKRRMGVE; via the coding sequence ATGCACGGATACAAGAACAAAATAGCCCGCGTGAACCTGACCGAGGGAAAGGTCACCTACGAGGAACTTCCCGATGAGGTGATAAGGAAGTTCGTCGGCGGAAAGGGTCTCGGCTACTACCTGATTTACCGGGAGGTCCCGCCGGGAACCGACCCGCTCAGCCCGGCCAACAAGTTCGTTTTCGCCACCGGTGGATTGACAGGCCTGATTCCGGGTTCCAGCAAGGTCATAGCCGTTAGCAAGAGCCCTGAGACAAGGCTAATCAGCGATTCAAGCGGTGGAGACGCCTTCGGACCCAAGCTCAAGGGGCACTTCGACGCGATAATCATCGAAGGTAAGGCGGAAGAGCCGGTTTACATCTACATCCATGATGGGGAGGTCGAAATCCGGGATGCGAAGCACCTCTGGGGCAGGGGCAACTACGAGGTTGCCAAGGAACTCTGGAAGGAGCACCCGAAGGCCAGCATGGCAATGATTGGCCCGGCCGGCGAGAGGCTCAGCAGGATTGCCAACGTGATTTACGACACCGAGCGCGCGAGCGGAAGGGGCGGTCTTGGAGCCGTCCTCGGGAGCAAGAAGGTTAAGGCCGTTGTGGTTGAGCCGGGGGAGAAGCCACCGGTTGCCAGCCCGGAGGAGTTCCAGAAACTGTGGCAGGAGTTCTACGAGCACTTCGCGACCGACCCGAAGTACGAGCACCTGAGGAACTACGGGACGAGCGACGGAGTTAGGAGCTCCGCCTCGCTCGGAATGAGTCCAGCCTACAACTTCTCAAGGCCCTACATTCCGGAGGAGCTGGCGGAGAAGCTGAGCGGGGACGAGGTCAAGAAGTACGAGGTAGAGCCCGAGTGGTTCGTCCACGGCAAGAGCTGTCCGATTAAGTGCGCCAGGTATGTAGAGGTCGAATACAAGGGCAGGAGAATCCGCGTCAAGCCCGAGTACGAGAGCATCGCGATGCTTGGAGCGGCAACGGGCGTCTTCAACTTCCCGGCCGTTGCCTACTTCAACTGGCTCGTCAACAACCTCGGCCTCGACAGCATAGCGACGGGAGCGACGATAGGCTGGTTCTTTGAGCTGGTCGAGAGGGGCCTCATAAGCGAGGAGGAGATAGGGTTCCCGGTCAGGGGCTTCGGCGACGAGGAGGCCGAGGAAAAGCTCATCAAGCTGATGGCCGAGAGGAGGGGCATCGGGGCGATTCTTGCCGATGGTGTAAAGAGGGCCTGCGAGAGGCTCGGTAGAGGTTGCAAGTTCGCCGTGCACGTGAAGGGCATGGAAAGTCCAGCCTGGGACCCGCGCGGAAGGAGGACCTACGCCCTCAGCTACGCCACCGCCGACGTTGGAGCGTCTCACCTGAGGGGCTGGCCGAGACCCCATCAGCTACCGAACCAGGGGCCGGCAAAGGAGCTCGTGCCGTCGATGATAGAGGGCAGGGACGAGAGCTACATCACCGACATGCTCGGAACGTGCAAGTTCGTGTCCTACAAGATGGAGGACCTTGCCAAGTTCTACTCGCTCGCGACCGGTGAGGAATGGACGGTCGAGAGGCTCAGGAAAATTGCCCAGGCCGTTGAGAGCATCGCGCGCATACACGACGCCCTCGACTGGGTGACGCCTCCACTCGACGACACGATTCCGCCTCGCTGGTGGGAGCCGGAGCCAGACGGCCCGGCCAAGGGCAACAAGGCCTTCATAGACTACAACGACTTCCTTGAGGCCAGAAAGGAGTTCTACAGGCTCAGGGGCTGGCACGAGGAGCTCGGCGTCCCGTTGCCGGAGACGATGGAAGAGCTCGGCTATCCGGAGTTCAGGGAAGACGCAGAGCGGGCGTTGGAGGTAGTGAAGAGGAGAATGGGCGTAGAATAA